From a single Nicotiana tabacum cultivar K326 chromosome 8, ASM71507v2, whole genome shotgun sequence genomic region:
- the LOC107798894 gene encoding serine/threonine-protein kinase HT1-like (The RefSeq protein has 2 substitutions compared to this genomic sequence) — translation MLEAPKFVELIDLNQNLSQNFYHKLGEGSNMSTESYGSLQMSSGGGSVAMSMDNSSVGSNDSHTRILNHQSLNRVHNNYSVAASVNRVRVSNGLSNDALAQALIDPRFPTIGLENYDEWTIDLRKLNMGPAFAQGAFGKLYKGTYNGEDVAIKLLERPEHDLERAHLMEQQFQQEVMMLANLKHPNIVRFIGACRKPMVWCIVTEYAKGGSVRQFLTRRHNRSVPLKLAVKQALDVARGMEYVHALNLIHRDLKSDNLLIAADKSIKIADFGVARIEVQTEGMTPETGTYRWMAPEMIQHRPYTQKVDVYSFGIVLWELITGMLPFQNMTAVQAAFAVVNKGVRPTIPNDCLPVLSEIMTRCWDADPDNRPPFSQVVRMLEAAETEIMTTVRKARFRCCIQPMTTD, via the exons ATGTTGGAGGCTCCAAAATTTGTTGGACTTATAGACTTAAATCAAAACCTGTCACAAAATTTTTACCATAAGCTTGGTGAGGGGTCAAACATGTCAACTGAGAGTTATGGGAGCTTGCAGATGAGCAATGGTGGAGGTTCTGTTGCAATGTCGATGGATAACAGCAGTGTTGGGTCAAATGATTCTCACACTCGTATTTTGAACCATCAGAGCCTCAATCGCGTCCACAATAACTATTCTGTTGCAGCTAGCGTAAACAGGGTCAGAGTTTCTAACGGGTTGAGCAATGATGCCCTCGCTCAAGCCCTGATTGATCCTCGATTCCCCACCATTGGGCTTGAGAATTATGATGAGTGGACAATTGACTTGAGGAAGCTTAACATGGGACCAGCTTTTGCTCAAGGAGCTTTTGGAAAACTCTACAAGGGAACTTATAATGGTGAGGATGTTGCTATCAAGCTTTTGGAGAGGCCAGAACATGATCTTGAGAGGGCTCATTTGATGGAGCAGCAATTTCAGCAGGAGGTCATGATGTTGGCAAATTTGAAGCATCCAAATATAGTTCGGTTTATTGGTGCATGTCGTAAACCCATGGTATGGTGTATTGTGACTGAATATGCAAAAGGGGGATCAGTGCGCCAGTTTCTAACGAGGCGGCACAACCGATCTGTGCCATTGAAGTTAGCTGTGAAGCAGGCTTTGGATGTGGCAAGGGGGATGGAGTATGTACATGCCCTGAATCTGATACACCGTGATCTGAAATCCGACAATCTACTGATTGCTGCTGACAAGTCAATCAAGATTGCGGACTTTGGTGTTGCTCGTATTGAGGTGCAGACGGAAGGAATGACACCAGAAACTGGAACATACCGCTGGATGGCTCC GGAGATGATCCAGCACCGACCATACACCCAGAAAGTTGATGTTTATAGTTTTGGCATTGTTCTCTGGGAGCTCATAACAGGGATGCTTCCTTTCCAGAACATGACTGCTGTACAGGCAGCTTTTGCTGTTGTCAACAAAGGCGTCCGCCCAACAATCCCCAATGATTGTTTGCCTGTGTTATCTGAGATCATGACCCGCTGCTGGGATGCTGACCCTGATAATAGGCCACCTTTCTCTCAGGTGGTCAGAATGCTTGAGGCAGCAGAGACAGAAATCATGACTACTGTCAGAAAGGCCCGTTTCAGGTGCTGCATCCAACCTATGACTACAGATTGA